A genome region from Schlesneria paludicola DSM 18645 includes the following:
- a CDS encoding anthranilate synthase component II has translation MLLLIDNYDSFVYNLARYFVELGCETCVVRNDAIQTDMVRAMAPQAIVISPGPCTPNEAGVSIELIRELSSTIPTLGVCLGHQAIAAALGGNVIRAPEPIHGRTSLIEHTGTSLFANLPSPLRVARYHSLIIDEATLPPDLEITAWTADGIPMAVEHRTRPLFGVQFHPESVLTEHGRDILANFARLAGIATQECSTSDWIEPSAARDEGPVPVLTW, from the coding sequence ATGCTGCTGTTGATCGATAACTACGACAGTTTTGTCTACAACTTGGCCCGCTATTTCGTGGAGCTGGGATGTGAGACGTGTGTTGTCCGAAATGATGCGATTCAGACGGACATGGTTCGGGCGATGGCGCCACAAGCGATCGTCATTTCGCCCGGTCCCTGTACGCCGAACGAAGCGGGGGTTTCGATCGAACTGATCCGCGAGCTCAGCAGCACGATTCCCACGCTGGGTGTCTGTCTGGGCCATCAGGCGATCGCGGCGGCGCTCGGCGGAAACGTCATTCGCGCCCCCGAACCGATCCACGGTCGTACCTCATTGATCGAACACACCGGCACATCCTTATTCGCGAATCTCCCGTCCCCGCTGCGCGTGGCTCGGTATCATTCGCTGATCATTGATGAGGCGACGTTGCCCCCGGATCTGGAAATCACGGCCTGGACCGCCGACGGGATTCCGATGGCTGTTGAGCATCGCACCCGGCCGCTGTTCGGCGTGCAGTTCCACCCGGAATCGGTGCTGACCGAGCATGGCCGAGACATCCTGGCGAACTTCGCGCGCCTCGCCGGAATCGCGACGCAGGAGTGCTCCACATCCGATTGGATCGAGCCTTCTGCCGCACGCGATGAAGGCCCCGTCCCAGTTCTCACCTGGTGA
- a CDS encoding PfaD family polyunsaturated fatty acid/polyketide biosynthesis protein: MTSSTQTLLGWWSSTGGSVALDPGSVAAAVHDIKTPLMIVSTTQGLGLARGGVGTIGSPHHASSSHPIVGVVPPVVPEQLGDDSFRRDHGLRFAYVSGAMAAGIGSEQIVEEMAEHGMLGVFGSAGLSLSRVEAAIDRLSKLTSPVSVSSSGVVTGAPGTFSPPIRARRKSFGINLIHSPNEQALECALVDLYLRREVRLVEASAYLDLTPHIVRYRLHGIHRSKTGEIVTPNRVIAKVSRIEVGSKFFAPASAKMLSHLVEQNAITAEQAHLAEKVPIAQDMTAEADSGGHTDNRPALTLLPTILALRDRAMAQYKFEQPLRVGAAGGISTPASTAAAFAMGAAYVLVGSVQQACVESGTCDSVRQMLADAEQADVTMCPCADMFEMGVKVQVLKRGTMFPMRAAKLYEIYRNSKGIDEISKTDREWLEKNLFRTSLEEIWLQTAAYFSTRNPAEVERGERDPKHKMALVFRWYLGQSSRWANTGEPTRKMDYQIWCGPAMGAFNEWTRGTFLAEAANRRVATVAFNLLHGAAVMHRLNLLRNQGFPISAELGRIVPSAQLVGNV; the protein is encoded by the coding sequence ATGACGTCTTCCACTCAGACGCTACTCGGTTGGTGGTCATCGACGGGCGGCTCAGTCGCGCTCGATCCAGGCTCGGTCGCAGCCGCCGTTCACGACATCAAAACACCGCTCATGATCGTCAGCACCACGCAAGGGCTTGGTTTGGCGCGCGGCGGTGTGGGGACGATCGGTTCACCGCATCATGCCTCAAGCTCTCATCCGATCGTTGGTGTTGTCCCGCCGGTTGTGCCCGAGCAACTGGGGGACGATTCGTTCCGCCGTGATCATGGCTTGCGATTTGCCTATGTTTCCGGCGCGATGGCGGCCGGGATCGGGTCCGAGCAAATCGTGGAAGAGATGGCCGAGCATGGAATGCTGGGCGTCTTCGGCTCGGCGGGGTTAAGCCTGAGTCGAGTCGAAGCCGCGATCGATCGCTTGTCGAAGTTGACAAGTCCGGTATCGGTTTCGTCGAGTGGCGTGGTCACGGGCGCGCCGGGGACGTTTTCCCCACCGATTCGCGCGCGACGAAAATCCTTCGGCATCAACCTGATTCACAGTCCCAATGAACAGGCACTCGAATGCGCACTGGTCGATCTGTATCTGCGGCGTGAGGTGCGTCTGGTCGAAGCGTCGGCGTATCTCGATCTGACGCCGCACATCGTTCGCTATCGTTTGCATGGGATTCACCGATCGAAGACGGGCGAAATCGTCACACCAAATCGTGTCATCGCCAAGGTCTCACGAATCGAGGTCGGCTCGAAGTTCTTTGCGCCAGCATCGGCCAAAATGCTGTCACATCTCGTGGAACAGAATGCGATCACCGCCGAACAGGCCCACCTGGCCGAAAAGGTTCCGATTGCACAGGATATGACGGCCGAAGCCGATTCGGGGGGGCACACGGACAATCGCCCTGCCCTGACACTGCTTCCCACAATTCTCGCCCTGCGCGACCGCGCGATGGCACAGTACAAGTTCGAACAACCTTTGCGAGTCGGAGCGGCAGGCGGAATCTCGACGCCCGCATCCACGGCCGCGGCGTTTGCCATGGGGGCGGCGTACGTCCTGGTCGGTTCCGTACAACAGGCCTGCGTCGAATCGGGAACCTGCGACTCGGTTCGCCAGATGCTGGCCGATGCCGAGCAAGCCGATGTCACGATGTGTCCCTGTGCGGACATGTTCGAGATGGGCGTGAAGGTACAGGTTCTCAAACGCGGCACAATGTTTCCGATGCGGGCGGCGAAGCTCTACGAGATCTATCGCAACTCCAAAGGCATCGACGAGATCTCGAAAACCGATCGCGAGTGGCTGGAAAAGAATTTGTTCCGCACATCGCTGGAAGAGATCTGGCTGCAGACAGCGGCCTATTTTTCCACCCGCAATCCCGCGGAAGTGGAACGTGGCGAACGCGATCCCAAGCACAAGATGGCACTCGTCTTTCGCTGGTACCTGGGCCAATCATCACGTTGGGCGAACACGGGTGAGCCCACTCGGAAGATGGACTACCAGATCTGGTGCGGTCCGGCGATGGGCGCGTTCAACGAATGGACGCGCGGCACATTTCTGGCCGAAGCGGCGAATCGTCGCGTGGCGACGGTGGCGTTCAATCTGCTGCATGGAGCGGCAGTGATGCACAGACTGAATTTGTTACGAAATCAAGGATTCCCCATTTCCGCCGAACTGGGACGAATTGTTCCGTCGGCTCAACTGGTGGGGAACGTCTGA
- a CDS encoding type I polyketide synthase — MNDATRCPADPRFSSDQSLDTQSTMNPSNASAPTPVPLAVVGLSALFPKSGSLDEFWSNIRRGVDTITEVPATHWNPDDYFDANQKTPDMTYARRGGFLSPVPFDPLEFGISPNNLEAIDTSQLLGLVGAKRALEHAGYGADRKFNRSRVGCILGVTGTLEMVIPLGARLGHPRWRKALRDAGVPDVVADDVVNRISQSYVPWQENSFPGLLGNVVAGRIANRLDLHGTNCVVDAACASSLSAIHLAALELSTGRSDMVVTGGIDTFNDIFMFMCFSKTPALSPTGDAKPFSSDADGTILGEGAGIVVLKRLADAERDGDRIYAVLKGIGTSSDGAGSAVYAPKAEGQIRCLEDAYRIAGVSPATVELVEAHGTGTKVGDATEVSGLMHVYKATGRRGAWCAVGSVKSQIGHTKAAAGAAGIIKAILALQHRVLPPTIKVNQPPEPFLADDSPFYVNTVARPWVKPRGYPRRAAVSAFGFGGSNFHCVLEESPQSFGEPEWDGDVQVIALSADQPGPLADALRTSVAPLGRAEWAGVRSFASSSRAAFQVEHRHRLLLVVERQATDLEKLATGAVTMLERYPDKTAWSTPDGAVYGAGIRRGKLGVLFPGQGSQYVGMLRDLVCRFPMMLDVLDQANETFGLAADAAVTRQLSDYIYPHPAFSTETRNQHEAELRATQIAQPAIGAVSLAVLSVLDRFGIRPEAVAGHSYGELTALCASKRFSPEVLYRLSTLRGQMMAASQENEGGMLAVLAPLAQIEAAINELSLDLVVANHNSPTQVVLSGRIPDIDRASSLFASRNIRGKKLTVAAAFHSPLVASAAGTFRPVLDDVEFSPSSMPVYANSTALEYPTEPAAARDLLATQLARPVHFVDEIEQMYADGVRDFLEVGPGGVLTGLVNSILQGRDYRALATDASNGKRNNLTDLATVLATLSASGHSIQWQVWDPQSREGLDQSASQRMRIPICGANYVKPRDPIPARAPLNLVDGTSSTVPASTTPTSTVTPTVVENRAAENPHLAGIVDTIRETLTTLQRMQQETSQLHQQFLDGQEAALKTLTKVANQYLNERHTEANGPVAPVSAPDLRLHSARTEAPAAIAPVPIPSTVPVRAVVAPAVAAEPAKPAASTVSAVMGFDFQTTAPAPASVSLPVPSTVSRTESPVAQVPPVAAPVRRAPEPPVETAPAVTSPLALTVLAVVSEKTGYPVEMLNLEMSLDHDLGIDSIKRVEILSALQERVPNLPAFQPDELGALHTLKDVVRIADARTIGASTSSVPPAPATSQRFVQPSPVPQPAVSAAVPPVQVVAAGQVAQAVSITQPVVAKAPSAGLSLAVLEVVSEKTGYPIEMLNLEMSLDHDLGIDSIKRVEILSALQERVPNLPAFQPEELGALHTLSDVVRIADSRSAGLSVAPAPIAAPMASPVVTVQAAPAPAVAWPQSVSPAGNGNGAASLPSSTSTNPPAVLGPVVLEVVSEKTGYPVEMLNLDMSLDHDLGIDSIKRVEILSALQERVPGLPAFQPEELGALHTLRDVVTLADARSAAAVTAAPSPPTSYAAPAAIMPPSPSVAATASAPAMISTPAMVSSLGPMVLEVVAEKTGYPVEMLNVDMSLDHDLGIDSIKRVEILSALQERVPHLPAFQPDELGALHTLRDVVSLADARMAPKGDSTISLVPASTSVLAPARGAEPPFISHQVSRPVPTPVAAPAALPPAASRVTSPSPAPSANPGTVVNRSIAKVIPLTAAALRPAMKLFPGSEIWITEDGLGLSLLIADQLTDLGFRPRIVNLDEPQTAVVPDGLAGLLIVAPQRGMSERQLWSAVEWVQKVGPKLRQVGKSSPAILATISRLNGSFGFESSQLHDPISGGLAGLAKCAHLEWPEVTARAIDLSQEWSAPHVAAVMLVTELLHEGPVEVGLAPSGPVQLEVVEEPLNDDAGTPPIQPGDVVVVTGGARGVTAETAIAVATAWQPRLVILGRSPEPAPEPEWLVSLSTEAEIKQALLSRAPTGTTPKTIAAQYSQIVAGREVARHLQRLRATGASVVYRAVDIRDATSVRPLLAGIRRDLGVIRGIIHGAGVLADQRIEDKTKEQFDRVYETKVTGLRTLLDCIELRDLRMLGVFSSYTARFGRVGQLDYAMANEVLNKLARQLSVFYPKCRIASFNWGPWDGGMVQGGLKKLFASEGIGLIPTEAGAKLFVNEFSQSANRPVEVLVLAANPSPSASSSAPPRSLPTTAAHATPADVLKSLDAMIPKKGGNHESNKSLGQAVAPPPGHEPTAAESTRALQTDIDLGFKVSFERELDVASNHYLESHVIGGKAVLPVAMIFEWLAHGAIHRNPGLELHGFDDFRVFQGVRLGQHDRVSLRILCGKPVRAGAEFIVPTRLVSHANGRDVIHAGANVVLAPGYPLAPTPVLHISHQRPYSTDLATAYATRLFHGPQLHGLTAIEAISDDGIIVQSRMSPVASTWMAEPIRANWLADPLAIDVALQSIILWSQELRGRPCLPCAVTKYRQFRRALPHQGVRIIIHIQPSTEQMIRCDIEFVDANGQLVARMEGCESVADSSLTMAFQRKRIEG, encoded by the coding sequence ATGAACGATGCGACGCGATGTCCCGCCGATCCGCGATTTTCCTCTGATCAAAGTCTCGATACCCAATCGACTATGAATCCATCGAATGCATCCGCCCCGACTCCCGTGCCGTTGGCCGTCGTCGGATTGAGCGCCTTGTTCCCCAAGTCGGGAAGTCTCGACGAATTCTGGTCGAATATTCGTCGCGGTGTCGACACGATCACGGAAGTTCCCGCGACGCACTGGAACCCGGATGATTACTTCGATGCGAATCAGAAAACGCCTGACATGACCTACGCCCGGCGGGGCGGTTTCCTGTCGCCGGTTCCTTTTGATCCTCTGGAATTCGGTATCTCGCCGAACAATCTGGAAGCCATCGATACCTCGCAACTGCTGGGACTCGTCGGAGCCAAACGCGCACTCGAACATGCCGGTTACGGTGCGGATCGCAAATTCAATCGATCACGCGTGGGCTGTATTCTGGGTGTGACTGGCACGCTCGAGATGGTGATCCCCCTGGGGGCACGCCTGGGACATCCGCGCTGGCGCAAGGCCCTTCGCGATGCGGGCGTACCTGATGTGGTCGCCGATGATGTCGTGAATCGCATTTCACAAAGTTATGTGCCCTGGCAGGAAAATTCGTTTCCCGGTCTGTTGGGAAATGTCGTCGCCGGTCGTATTGCGAATCGACTCGACCTGCACGGAACGAACTGTGTCGTCGATGCCGCGTGTGCCAGTTCGTTGTCGGCCATCCATTTGGCCGCGCTGGAACTGTCGACCGGACGCAGTGACATGGTTGTCACCGGGGGGATCGATACGTTCAACGACATTTTCATGTTCATGTGCTTCAGCAAGACGCCGGCACTGTCACCGACAGGTGACGCGAAGCCATTTTCCAGCGATGCCGATGGCACGATCCTGGGCGAAGGCGCCGGCATTGTGGTGCTGAAACGATTGGCCGATGCGGAACGTGACGGCGATCGTATTTATGCGGTGCTGAAAGGGATCGGAACATCCAGCGACGGGGCGGGCAGCGCGGTCTATGCGCCAAAGGCGGAAGGACAGATTCGCTGCCTGGAGGACGCCTATCGGATTGCGGGGGTTTCACCAGCGACCGTGGAACTCGTTGAAGCGCATGGCACGGGAACCAAAGTGGGTGATGCCACGGAAGTGTCCGGCCTGATGCATGTTTACAAAGCCACCGGACGACGTGGTGCCTGGTGCGCGGTTGGTTCGGTGAAGTCTCAGATCGGTCACACCAAGGCGGCCGCGGGAGCGGCGGGAATCATCAAGGCGATTCTCGCCCTGCAGCATCGTGTGCTGCCGCCGACAATTAAAGTGAATCAACCTCCAGAGCCGTTCCTGGCCGACGATTCCCCGTTCTACGTGAATACGGTCGCGCGGCCTTGGGTGAAGCCGCGTGGCTATCCGCGACGGGCGGCGGTCAGCGCGTTTGGGTTCGGAGGCAGCAATTTTCATTGCGTGCTGGAAGAGTCACCACAGTCGTTCGGCGAACCGGAATGGGACGGCGACGTTCAAGTGATTGCGCTATCGGCCGATCAGCCAGGACCGTTGGCCGATGCATTGCGGACGTCGGTCGCGCCGTTGGGACGCGCCGAATGGGCCGGCGTCCGATCATTCGCGTCGTCCAGCCGTGCTGCGTTTCAAGTTGAGCACCGACATCGATTGCTGTTGGTGGTTGAGCGTCAGGCGACAGATCTGGAAAAGCTTGCCACTGGCGCAGTGACAATGCTGGAACGCTATCCCGATAAAACGGCGTGGTCGACGCCCGACGGTGCCGTCTATGGTGCCGGAATACGTCGCGGAAAGCTGGGCGTCTTGTTCCCCGGTCAGGGATCACAGTACGTCGGCATGCTGCGCGACCTGGTGTGTCGCTTCCCGATGATGCTGGATGTGCTGGATCAGGCAAACGAGACGTTCGGATTGGCCGCGGACGCCGCCGTGACGCGACAACTGAGCGATTACATCTATCCGCATCCCGCGTTCTCGACCGAAACGCGGAATCAGCACGAAGCGGAATTGCGCGCGACACAGATTGCACAGCCTGCGATCGGTGCGGTCAGCCTCGCCGTGTTGTCGGTGCTCGACCGTTTCGGGATCCGCCCGGAAGCCGTTGCCGGACACAGCTACGGCGAATTGACTGCGCTCTGCGCGTCCAAGCGATTCTCTCCCGAAGTGCTGTATCGTCTGTCGACACTGCGCGGTCAGATGATGGCGGCTTCGCAAGAGAATGAAGGTGGCATGCTGGCGGTGCTCGCGCCGCTCGCTCAGATTGAAGCGGCGATCAATGAGTTGTCGCTCGACCTGGTCGTTGCCAACCACAACAGCCCGACGCAAGTTGTTTTGTCAGGACGGATTCCTGACATTGATCGCGCGTCGTCGTTATTTGCCAGCCGCAACATTCGTGGCAAAAAGCTGACGGTCGCGGCGGCATTTCACAGCCCGCTGGTCGCCAGCGCCGCGGGGACATTTCGACCCGTTCTGGATGATGTCGAATTCAGTCCCTCGTCGATGCCAGTCTATGCGAACAGCACGGCACTGGAATACCCGACGGAACCGGCCGCGGCGCGGGATCTGTTGGCAACTCAGCTTGCCCGACCCGTCCATTTTGTGGACGAAATCGAACAGATGTATGCCGATGGGGTTCGTGACTTTTTAGAAGTCGGACCGGGGGGCGTCCTGACGGGACTGGTCAATTCAATTCTGCAAGGACGGGACTATCGTGCTTTGGCGACGGATGCCTCGAACGGTAAGCGAAACAATCTGACCGATTTGGCGACTGTCCTGGCGACTTTGTCGGCGTCCGGTCACAGCATTCAATGGCAAGTCTGGGACCCGCAGTCTCGTGAAGGGCTCGATCAGAGTGCTTCGCAGCGCATGCGGATTCCCATTTGCGGAGCAAACTACGTGAAACCGCGTGATCCCATTCCCGCTCGTGCGCCCCTGAATCTGGTCGATGGAACCAGCTCCACGGTTCCGGCATCGACAACTCCAACATCGACGGTGACTCCCACCGTGGTCGAAAATCGCGCGGCCGAGAATCCTCATCTGGCAGGAATCGTCGACACGATTCGCGAAACACTGACCACCCTGCAACGAATGCAGCAAGAGACGTCACAGTTGCATCAGCAATTCCTGGATGGACAGGAAGCGGCGCTAAAAACGTTGACGAAGGTTGCCAACCAATACCTCAACGAACGTCATACCGAGGCGAATGGACCGGTTGCCCCGGTTTCCGCACCGGATCTCCGGCTCCACTCCGCCCGTACAGAGGCCCCAGCGGCGATCGCACCTGTGCCGATTCCGTCGACCGTTCCCGTTCGCGCCGTCGTCGCTCCTGCCGTCGCTGCCGAACCAGCGAAGCCCGCGGCGTCGACCGTTTCGGCCGTCATGGGATTCGACTTCCAGACGACAGCCCCGGCTCCGGCCTCGGTTTCCCTTCCAGTTCCCAGTACCGTTTCTCGGACAGAGAGCCCTGTGGCACAGGTGCCGCCGGTTGCGGCCCCTGTTCGACGAGCACCCGAGCCGCCCGTGGAAACGGCACCCGCTGTGACGTCGCCCTTGGCGTTGACTGTGCTAGCTGTGGTTTCGGAAAAGACGGGGTATCCGGTCGAGATGCTGAATCTCGAGATGAGTCTGGACCATGACCTCGGAATCGATTCGATCAAGCGTGTCGAAATTTTGTCCGCACTGCAGGAACGCGTCCCCAATCTTCCCGCGTTCCAACCCGATGAACTCGGGGCTCTGCATACGCTGAAAGACGTTGTTCGAATCGCCGACGCGCGAACGATTGGCGCGTCGACCAGTTCCGTTCCGCCCGCTCCCGCGACGTCGCAACGATTCGTTCAGCCATCTCCAGTCCCGCAACCTGCCGTGTCGGCGGCGGTGCCTCCGGTTCAAGTGGTGGCTGCGGGTCAAGTGGCGCAGGCCGTCTCCATCACACAGCCTGTCGTGGCGAAGGCGCCCTCAGCCGGGTTGAGTCTGGCCGTACTGGAAGTGGTTTCGGAAAAGACGGGCTACCCGATCGAGATGCTGAATCTTGAGATGAGTCTCGATCATGACTTGGGGATCGATTCGATTAAGCGCGTCGAGATCCTGTCCGCATTGCAGGAACGAGTGCCCAATCTTCCCGCGTTCCAACCGGAAGAACTTGGTGCTCTGCATACTTTGAGCGATGTTGTTCGGATCGCCGATTCCCGATCCGCAGGTTTGTCGGTGGCCCCGGCACCGATCGCAGCGCCAATGGCCTCGCCCGTTGTCACGGTTCAGGCCGCGCCGGCTCCTGCCGTTGCATGGCCACAATCGGTCTCACCCGCCGGGAATGGCAATGGAGCAGCAAGCCTGCCGTCGAGTACGTCAACCAACCCACCGGCTGTCCTGGGACCGGTTGTGCTTGAAGTCGTTTCCGAAAAGACCGGCTATCCGGTCGAGATGCTGAATCTGGACATGAGCCTGGATCACGATCTGGGGATCGATTCGATTAAACGCGTCGAAATTCTGTCGGCGCTGCAAGAACGCGTGCCGGGCTTGCCCGCGTTTCAGCCGGAAGAACTGGGGGCGCTGCACACACTTCGAGATGTCGTGACCCTGGCCGACGCCCGTAGCGCTGCAGCCGTGACGGCCGCGCCGTCCCCACCAACTTCTTACGCAGCACCGGCGGCAATCATGCCACCAAGTCCCTCCGTCGCGGCCACCGCTTCAGCGCCAGCGATGATTTCCACGCCCGCGATGGTCAGCAGCCTTGGTCCAATGGTGCTCGAAGTCGTTGCGGAGAAGACGGGCTACCCGGTCGAGATGCTGAATGTCGACATGAGCCTGGATCATGATCTGGGAATCGATTCGATCAAACGCGTCGAGATCCTCTCCGCGTTGCAGGAACGGGTTCCACACTTGCCCGCGTTCCAGCCCGATGAACTGGGCGCGTTGCATACACTCCGCGATGTCGTGTCATTGGCGGATGCACGGATGGCACCCAAGGGGGATTCGACAATCTCTCTCGTTCCCGCTTCGACGTCAGTGCTGGCCCCGGCCCGTGGGGCGGAACCTCCCTTTATCTCTCACCAGGTCAGTCGTCCGGTTCCGACACCCGTGGCTGCCCCCGCCGCATTGCCACCAGCCGCTTCAAGGGTGACATCGCCCTCGCCTGCACCTTCCGCAAATCCAGGTACAGTCGTCAATCGGAGTATTGCGAAGGTCATCCCGCTTACCGCCGCCGCACTGCGGCCCGCAATGAAACTGTTTCCCGGAAGTGAAATCTGGATCACGGAAGATGGTCTCGGATTGTCATTGCTCATCGCGGACCAATTGACCGATCTGGGCTTTCGGCCGCGGATCGTCAATCTGGATGAGCCGCAAACGGCCGTCGTTCCCGACGGGCTGGCAGGGCTACTCATCGTGGCACCGCAGCGCGGCATGAGCGAACGACAGCTTTGGTCGGCCGTGGAGTGGGTGCAGAAGGTTGGACCGAAGTTACGCCAAGTCGGAAAATCGTCGCCAGCGATTCTGGCAACGATCTCGCGACTGAACGGTTCGTTCGGATTTGAAAGTTCACAACTGCATGATCCGATTTCTGGAGGCCTGGCGGGGCTGGCCAAGTGCGCTCATCTTGAATGGCCCGAAGTCACGGCTCGCGCGATTGACCTGAGTCAGGAATGGTCGGCTCCGCATGTTGCCGCGGTCATGCTCGTGACCGAGTTACTGCACGAAGGGCCCGTGGAAGTGGGACTGGCTCCTTCGGGGCCTGTGCAATTGGAGGTCGTGGAAGAACCGTTGAACGACGATGCCGGGACGCCGCCCATTCAACCGGGAGACGTAGTGGTCGTGACCGGCGGGGCGCGCGGGGTGACCGCCGAAACTGCGATTGCAGTGGCAACGGCCTGGCAGCCACGACTCGTGATTCTGGGACGCAGCCCCGAGCCTGCGCCGGAACCAGAATGGCTGGTCTCGTTGTCGACGGAGGCCGAGATCAAGCAGGCGTTGCTGTCGCGGGCACCCACAGGCACGACACCCAAAACAATCGCCGCGCAGTACAGCCAGATTGTGGCCGGTCGTGAAGTCGCACGGCACTTGCAACGATTGAGAGCGACTGGGGCATCCGTCGTTTATCGTGCCGTCGATATCCGTGACGCAACCTCAGTTCGTCCGTTGCTCGCGGGAATTCGTCGTGATCTGGGCGTGATTCGCGGAATCATTCACGGCGCGGGGGTGCTGGCGGATCAGCGCATTGAAGACAAGACGAAAGAGCAATTTGATCGCGTCTACGAGACGAAAGTCACCGGGCTGAGGACACTACTGGATTGCATCGAACTGCGCGATTTGCGGATGCTGGGCGTTTTCTCGTCCTACACCGCGCGCTTCGGCCGCGTGGGCCAATTGGACTACGCCATGGCGAACGAAGTCCTGAATAAGCTTGCTCGTCAGCTTTCAGTCTTCTATCCGAAATGCCGGATTGCGTCCTTCAATTGGGGCCCATGGGACGGCGGAATGGTTCAGGGGGGGCTGAAGAAGTTGTTCGCCTCGGAAGGAATTGGACTCATTCCCACCGAAGCGGGTGCCAAGTTGTTCGTAAACGAATTTTCGCAGTCAGCCAACCGGCCGGTTGAAGTGCTCGTTCTGGCGGCGAATCCGTCACCGTCTGCTTCATCCTCCGCCCCGCCGCGTTCGCTGCCCACGACGGCTGCGCATGCGACGCCTGCCGACGTGCTGAAGTCTCTCGATGCGATGATTCCCAAGAAAGGGGGCAACCACGAGTCGAATAAGTCCTTGGGACAGGCTGTTGCTCCACCGCCCGGCCACGAACCGACCGCGGCAGAATCAACGCGCGCTCTGCAGACCGATATTGATCTGGGATTTAAGGTCTCCTTTGAGCGTGAACTGGATGTGGCCAGCAACCACTATCTGGAATCACATGTTATCGGCGGCAAAGCGGTGCTCCCCGTTGCGATGATTTTTGAATGGCTCGCTCATGGCGCCATTCATCGCAATCCCGGCTTGGAACTGCATGGGTTTGATGACTTCCGCGTCTTTCAAGGTGTGCGTTTAGGGCAGCACGATCGAGTGTCCCTGCGAATTCTCTGCGGCAAACCGGTTCGAGCGGGGGCCGAATTCATCGTCCCCACGCGCCTGGTTTCTCATGCGAACGGACGTGATGTCATTCACGCGGGGGCCAATGTTGTGCTGGCCCCGGGATACCCGTTGGCCCCGACACCGGTACTGCATATTTCCCATCAGCGCCCCTACTCGACGGATCTCGCGACGGCCTATGCGACGCGCTTGTTTCATGGGCCGCAATTGCACGGTTTGACGGCGATCGAAGCGATCTCGGACGATGGAATCATTGTCCAATCGCGAATGTCGCCAGTCGCTTCGACGTGGATGGCCGAGCCGATTCGAGCGAACTGGCTGGCGGACCCGTTGGCAATCGACGTCGCATTGCAGTCGATCATTCTCTGGTCACAAGAACTGCGTGGCCGACCATGCCTGCCCTGTGCTGTGACGAAGTATCGACAGTTCCGCCGCGCGTTGCCGCATCAGGGAGTGCGAATTATCATCCACATCCAGCCGTCTACTGAGCAGATGATCCGTTGTGATATCGAGTTCGTCGATGCGAACGGTCAATTGGTGGCTCGCATGGAAGGCTGTGAAAGCGTGGCAGACAGCTCGCTGACGATGGCTTTTCAGCGAAAGCGAATCGAAGGGTGA